The window AAAGTTCAGAAGAAATTTTTAGATGGCTGTTGCATAGCATGTGAAGTACCTATAGATGATGTTACTTCGAGTTTAACTCAACAATTGCAAACATCAATCAAGGATCAATACAATGTATGTACCTTTGAATATTCACTGAAAAAAACATTTGTATGGAGGATGTTAACAGCATATTTCTGTTACAGAATATACTACAAATTTTACAAGCAGATAATATTTCAAGAGAAATTCCACAAGTTTATAGAGATAATTTAGAACTTGATATCCAAGGAGGATCTGTTAACAGAAAGCTTATAGTAGCTCGTGACCTTTTACTCCAAATTCAATGTTTGAATCTGGTTAGAAAAATTTTGGACGGTAGTATTATTCTTGGCGATTACGTGACGGAAATACGAGAAGCCGGTTCCAAAGGAATCGACGTATTTTTCTGGGTAACatgatttttctttttatattaaaaatatttctcattATTCCTTCATTATTCATATTATATAAGGATCATTTTAGGCTCTTGGAAATGTTTTAGAAAAGACATCCGATAtagataaaaaacgaatttctcgTTATTTACTTTATCTTGTGCATACAAGCAATATCGATGGGTTTGCTTCCAAAATACTTGGCGACCCTTTGTATTTAACATTATTTGATGAAAAGGAATTAGATGAAATTAGGAAATCAGTCACTGACGAAGAACTCGAATTACCCGACTTATTGTTAAAAAATGACTGGGGTGTACAGTTGACGACATATTCTAGTTAgtacatataaatattaattaattatatggATATGATATAATGATATGTTATTCTAATTTCAGAAAGCACAAGAATAGAGATGTTCGAATTAGAACAAAAATTAATACAATCGTACGATACTACTGAAATTCACGAAATATTGATACATTTAGATGGAAAACATCGAATGAAACCTTTATGGCATGTGAATAGTTGTTGGGAATTACCCATTCCATTACAGAGTGTTGTAATGTCTCTTCCTAGGGGCTTTCTTCAAGATTATTCATACGTATTGTTAGCAAAAAGTAGAGAGTTGGTAATGTCTAAAGATTTTGAAGGGGCAATTGAAATTTTAACAGTGTTAGAAAAAGAAGCACAGCAACACTCTCAAAGCGGTAATACGTTAATATTTAAGTTATGTAAATTGGTGAATTGGGAATGTCTTCTTGTTGAAATATGGAGGTGTCTTCATGTATGGCCAGCAACAAATATGTGTAAGCATCTTTAATTTAATACTATGTTATAACGATCGAGACATGTAAAGCATAAAAATACTATAGGTGATACGCAAAATTTGGTTACAAGGTGTAAACAATGCCTTGGAACATTACAAGCAACAGATCAAATTATCCCACGGCAAGAAATCATTGAATATTGTACtgtatttcttttaaatatGGCTGAATGGGATTATCTCACAAGTCTAGAGAAGCGCTGGAGTTACACTGAATTTGCAGCAGCTGTTAGTAGTGTCTGTCAAGATATTGTCAAGTATAAGGGAAACCGAAAATTTCCAAGAGAGGCATGGGATATGGGTTagttttacaaatataaaataaccTATGTTATAAATTCTCATGAAATATTAAgtagttttatttttagttttagtTGCGTTTGGCCCAAGCAGGGACCAACCTCAAAAACGTAGCAACAGTGGTAGTAGCGGAACTAGTAGTGGTAGTGCTTCAAGAGACGTTATTGCAAGCATAGGCGGTACTCTTAATAGATTACGCGAACCTATGGTTCTTACCGTTGTCATTTCATTATTAGCACGTTTACGCAACGTTTTGCGCGACGAATCTAGTCTAGAATTACATACACAATACCTTTCTCTTTGGCCAGCTGGTGTACCAAAGTAAGTATCTATACGTTgtagaatttatattatttcataACCATATACAAATGTTTTGCAGTGCTAATTCTTATAACATTAGAAGTATTGGggaattattatttcaattatTAACACAAGCTCTGAAATATTATCCAAGTAATGTTTGTTGGTTAAGATTGATGGGAGATCTGAATTTTGGTAGGTATTAACACATTGACGCATTAACAGTTTTTACAGGTTTTTATATTTCATGTTTCCGGTAAGTTTCTCCAATAGATCGAAGCTGAGGGCTCGTTTAGAAGTTGATCTATCGTTTATATGTTTTTAATATAAGAATCTGATATATGAAAATCCCttacaaaatttcatttttgattCTGTATTAAATTTTCGAAAGATATAAAACGAGCTGGATAAATTACTGCGAAGAAGATATGAAAAC of the Colletes latitarsis isolate SP2378_abdomen chromosome 9, iyColLati1, whole genome shotgun sequence genome contains:
- the Ints8 gene encoding integrator complex subunit 8, translated to MHYGFSYFKHRGVINDAIMDVDLLRPGTVPISPDTILWFEFLLNPSLLEQHLSKPFPDPSATDLIIKFMTINSEQKENEVKIVDAEANEVKSNTTNKWTHRNLALKILSLKVAAHLKWDLDILEKMLPLPIQMTLLQDLLYITSDLTVEIPSVPEFSVHTISDQVLFTMVLCHRWHIRAITYRALHNKQSKQQFLHIPGIQESTYVPLGVIDDIIRKLEAQASNSINVLNNVLENKDLNPKMLSFDTFQMLTEDSTEIKQNWENMYPIKLEEFKCQIHYDLARFHLLKEEYQEAKRHIIQAKELFYNLNNLENNLYCKVQKKFLDGCCIACEVPIDDVTSSLTQQLQTSIKDQYNNILQILQADNISREIPQVYRDNLELDIQGGSVNRKLIVARDLLLQIQCLNLVRKILDGSIILGDYVTEIREAGSKGIDVFFWALGNVLEKTSDIDKKRISRYLLYLVHTSNIDGFASKILGDPLYLTLFDEKELDEIRKSVTDEELELPDLLLKNDWGVQLTTYSKSTRIEMFELEQKLIQSYDTTEIHEILIHLDGKHRMKPLWHVNSCWELPIPLQSVVMSLPRGFLQDYSYVLLAKSRELVMSKDFEGAIEILTVLEKEAQQHSQSGNTLIFKLCKLVNWECLLVEIWRCLHVWPATNMCDTQNLVTRCKQCLGTLQATDQIIPRQEIIEYCTVFLLNMAEWDYLTSLEKRWSYTEFAAAVSSVCQDIVKYKGNRKFPREAWDMVLVAFGPSRDQPQKRSNSGSSGTSSGSASRDVIASIGGTLNRLREPMVLTVVISLLARLRNVLRDESSLELHTQYLSLWPAGVPNANSYNIRSIGELLFQLLTQALKYYPSNVCWLRLMGDLNFVLGYYESAMKCYLEAIMVASDLFSQPVPRSQIDDLVYRRMIKCCAHLQCYTQAAVLCQFLEEVDYSLAFKMVASDQKSCAPADAMDAYYHCIWDTTILEYLIHLHTKRGEHHRKQLAIKVIGLLELNSNNNEEIQREAANIRKAKFLRALAKQYVY